The genomic segment aattttgtttaagaaatgCGAGTAAAGAGTTGAGCAAGGGATGAGATGCCTTTCTTTAGCTGCTTGTAACAGAGTGGGTGCTTAGTATCTAAGCCAAAAGATTCCGTTTTGATTTGCTTGCATGTTTTGGCTCTAGTAATTGTACTCAACGTTGGTCATTGCACAAATATGGACCTTGATGGTCATACAGTTGAAGATAGTTTCTCATTCCCTCCCCAATTTACTAACATGGATTACACAGCATTAGGACACTAGTATCAGACACAATGACCTCTAGAGTCTACAATTCTCAGTTCTTTCAGCACTCTGTTTCAGATGGCTGTGCCTTCTGGTTTCTGCAGAAGGAAAAACTTGTGGTTAGTCAGTTTATTGATTTCTCGCTACGTAATCAGCCAAATTCAAAGAAATTCTTTTACTGATTGCTGCACACtgaatttcaataaataaacaaacaaaactctTTGGCAGCTGAAAACAATCGATTATTTTAGTTGTATATTATGATTACATATATCACAAGAAGAACTTTTTTGAGACCAGGAGAAATATAGTTCCATGACTGCAATGGATGGAACAACAGAACTTCAATTGCTTTCATTCCAAGCCCCCAAGATGAGACTCCTACGTAGTTTGAGCATTGAAAATGAAGCAATCCAGGTATGATTCTGTAGCGAGCTCGTTTCTTTTTATGTGTTCTTGCACCCTCGGGTGTTTGAGGGGGGAAAAATCATGAGTGCGTAatgttaatttgagttttttcttatgataatTACATTTTACAGCTAAGTTACTCATTTTCGTTATCGGGCTTTGTGTGCGTTCATTTACCTGCCAGCGTAAAATGTATCTCTTGTACTTGGCCTTAATTATCACTGGCATAtgtgttataattataacataaccttctaaaggaaataattaaacTTCTTCAGAATTCCATTCATACttatttaggttttttcatCACAAGGCTCATGGCAGCGCTTGTGCTACATGCtcatgttaaattatttttctcattccCTCCATTTTAGTTTCTCCCAACTTTCCCTATGACTTATGATCTCGTCAAAAAGGAATTTGTGCTTCCAGGTTTGCAAACACAGTTACAGGCACATTTTCTAGCACCACAAAAATTCTTTGGCTGCATGGAGACattgagcattttttttttatctgtaatAACTAACCTCTGAAAATTTGTTCAGATTTTGGATTTTGCTGTTTTTTCCAGACCTGAATTTGATGTACCCATATTTTGTGCCAACTTTTTCACCACTGCTACCATGAACATCATTGTGTTGTAAGCTCTCTTGTCTTCCTTTCTCTGTGTTCTTTTCTAATCCTGTTttaatattctatatatatatatatatatatatatatatatatatggaagcTTTTTCTGCTTCTGTTTGGGTTTTTAGTTTCTTGTTCAGCTTCGTATTTTCATTCTATTGCTCAGAGtttctcttgataatttatttatgcaaATCTGATGTGgagcaaggaaaagaaatgaagcTCATCATTTTGAGATTCAGTTCTCTCTACTGTTTCACTGGCACCATAGGATGTTCCCactttctgttttgatttgcaTGCATGCCTTTTTTTGCTGCTTGTTTCAGCTATCAACCACCATCCCCCCCACCATCCCAGCTCGTTTTGTGGCATCcaacataaaatcttatttcTTTAAGCTGGAACTTATTACCAAAGCACTAAGGTTTCCGGAACTGCTACCATTGTAGGGACCTCAACCCCTTGCACAATGTCATTGACCAAAGACACTACAAGGAAAAGTACTTTAAGAGATTAATTCCTTTAGGTCTCAGGTATAGCGAGGTAACTTAAATGCTTTCTCATGGAACATCAAATAGACATGACTTGTTTGTTTCTTGATCCATTCTAAAATCAATGGTATAGTGACTGAACACAGATTTCATGCAGCTTTTTCCTTGGGGAGGAAAGCTCACAAGCGAGTCCTTGAAGTTTTTCTCACCGATCGTGATATGGACCAAGTTTCCTCCGAGTCAGGATAGATATGAATGTTTATATTCTGCTTTCAAAGAGTACTACAAGGTTGCTTAGTGGTTTTAGCTGCTTGTTCATGTTACATTTAAGCTAATATGCTAATGGTGAGATATAAACTGGAGTTGGAATGAGAATCGGCATGGATTTGGTAGttcatatttgaaataaaatgtaaaactcCAATTTGAGCTGGTCAATTATTATTATCCTGTTCTCTTTTAGGCATGGCTTGAATTGATTGCCCAAGCACCAGAGGAGATAGATGCATCTTATATTAAATGCAATCGTGAAGCGCAGCATAAGTATCTAACATGGAGAGCAGAAAAGGTGATtatttgatgtcttttccccCTCTTGATCTCCTCTTACCTTATTTCATGTGAACCATCATATCTGTCAGTCTCTCATGATCGGCTATTGGACTTCTAAAAGCTCAGATGCTTGAAGTGATCATAGCATGTCTTCATTTCTCTACTTTTCTTCCTTTGAAATGTTTCAAGTATGTTGTGTAACTATAATTTGAGTGCCAATCAACTGGGCAGTAATAAGTTTTTGAAGCCCTTGAATTGAACTTCAGAGATTAGAAATGATCATTTGAtgctagaaaataaaagggTAGAAATTGAGCCAAATTGCCTTTTAGATTAACTATATAAGAAATTTGGTTCCTTGaggtgaaagaaagaaagaaaaatacttgTTTTCTATGTTATAGCCTCGTGATTCATTtggaataaaatgaataaaaaatgaatagatGCTCTCAACTGCAAAAAGTTGTTTGAACAAGTAGCATCTTGAACAGGGAGTTTAGATTTCAGGAAGGATAAACTTCTGGTTACCCAGTTTTCGAAAATAAAAGGGCTGAAAAGAATCAACTTGGTAGCTAGAATTGCTATCATTAGGGTCCTATCCAAACTCATACTTTGTCTTGGACTCTCACCTGACAAGGCATATTGGTGCCTTCAGGTGGATATCTATAGTGAAATTCTTTAATTACAGTATCATTTATGCAGTGCAATTGCATAATTACAATGTTTGAGCAGATAAATATTTGGCACCTTTCCAAACTTCTCTCATTTCTGGCCCAGCATATTTGGCTAATGTAAATTCTGGAAGCAGGATCCCGGCCATGGAATTCTTAAAAGGTTGATTGGAGAAAGGCATGCACAGGTATCACTCTCAACTTACTGGATCTGTTATCCATTATTTGCAACTAATTGCTGACGCAGTTCTTAATTCACATCTGCTCTATAGGACTTGGTTAGAGACTTCCTCTTCAATGGACTTGATGAACTAGGAAGTAAAGGGTTTTTGGATTACTTTCCAGAATATCGCTGTGAAGATGGGTCTGTAAATGAGAAGCGCAGCATCCTTGGAAAGTCTTTTGAAAATCGTCCTTGGGATGCAAGAGGAGAATTCATTggtgatgatattaaaatttaggtTACTATACCGTCTTCCCGATGAGTTCTCTGGTTTTTCTCATCCTGTGTCTTTATGATTCACCTTTTCTCTAAATTTAGGGAATTTTGCTTGTCTGTAATCTCCCCAAGAAGAATAGAGACATCCCCTTGCATCATATACTGAATTTGTGTAGTGAATTTACCAAGTTTGATACTGTATTTGTGTATTTACCAAGTTTACATTTTGTCAGGAATATATATCATTAGGAACACCCCTATATCACATTTTGTACTCAATTTACTGCATTTGTGTATTTAATTACGAAGTTTGCCTTTTGTCAGAAATAGATCACAGGGCAATTTGCCTGCTGATATGTGTTTCGGGGTGCATTGAGAAATAAGGAATCTGGAGCGTAGAAAACATTTGAAGATACATGGATTATTCTACCTTTTCTGCGTTCATGTTTTCCCTATTTGATCATTTATAACAAGCTAAAATATGCCCTGTTGTTGCCTCCTGTCCTCCGATCATCCTCATGACCACGCCGGCATGTTCAGAACGCTCACTTTTAAGTCAAACAAGGGCATAACCGCATAAGACTTGTGCATGAAGATGATAACAGATCTTCTAGCACGAGGGCTTTTTCACTGTCCTTTAAATTTTCAGAAATCATTATGAAACTAGTTGAAACAAGTTCAAATTTTTGGGCCCAAAGTTCTTTGATTTCGACGAGTATAGTTGTAGGAACATTCGACTGATGGAAGCCATTCGTTAAGAAAGCCAGACCACTTTCCAAGAACAATCAAACTACACCTAACTAGGAGACACTGACTCGGAGGACTTGCTCATAGGTCATTGCCGACCCAAGAAACATTAATAGATTATACTTTTCCGTACAGGAGCTTTTTTACTGCAAAGTGTCGATAACATGCTTGAGAATTGACCGTGAATAAAACAGAGCCGCCATTGTCACAATTCTTTTGGGCAGTCGCTTGCTCGATACATATAAGGTCTCGAGCAATCCGGAGGTAGA from the Populus nigra chromosome 1, ddPopNigr1.1, whole genome shotgun sequence genome contains:
- the LOC133689008 gene encoding phytochromobilin:ferredoxin oxidoreductase, chloroplastic-like is translated as MDLCSSLLSSRLSSSLIKPQLLTSSLITNSIIPNCTSKKCKSRHVLKASAGPFSYQKFIHFAIDETKRRTLLVPSPLQEKYSSMTAMDGTTELQLLSFQAPKMRLLRSLSIENEAIQILDFAVFSRPEFDVPIFCANFFTTATMNIIVLDLNPLHNVIDQRHYKEKYFKRLIPLGLRYSELFPWGGKLTSESLKFFSPIVIWTKFPPSQDRYECLYSAFKEYYKAWLELIAQAPEEIDASYIKCNREAQHKYLTWRAEKDPGHGILKRLIGERHAQDLVRDFLFNGLDELGSKGFLDYFPEYRCEDGSVNEKRSILGKSFENRPWDARGEFIGDDIKI